Genomic window (Vigna unguiculata cultivar IT97K-499-35 chromosome 10, ASM411807v1, whole genome shotgun sequence):
catttataattttgtctttatatatgaattaaaattaatttatttttgtatttatttaaccataatttttGCTATTTAATAAGTTGTGTAAGTGCAGGATAAGCAATAAATGTGAACCATCATGGTGTACAATTGTGACTGTTAGAATAACCATCATTATCGTATTCTCTTTATATAAACTACGAATGTTGAAATGTATTTATATCTCTCAATCTATTCACATTCTATGAGTAGCAATCTTCTCCCACTTCATTCTCCATCTATAAGTAACAATCTTTTCTGTCTTCTCTTATTGTTATGGTTAAATATCAgttaaaattaacgtttttttatcactttttctATGTTGTATACTGTCTTAAAAGTcgtaaattatgaataaatttatcaacACTTATTTGTATCCATTGTAATCAAAGTAATGccaagaaataaatatttaaatttaattaacttaattaaatattacaagtgaataagcaaaataaataattaataaaaataaagtttggatgagaaatatttataacaaaataaatacttaagaAGAAATAAAGTTTGGAGATACCTTTATTATGATGTATTCATATTTGTCAATAACGTTTAATGGTTAATAACGTTTACAAAGTTTAGTGGTCAATCACGTTTACAAAGTTTGAACTTCAAGAACGATAATCGCTGATTTTTGAAAGTGATGAAGACAAAATCAACAAAGATATCATAGTTATTTATctgtttgattaattttttctatttcatttatttttcattgcaagttttttattcttatttaaaagACCTTTTATGTTTACAATGtttcatgttttctattttatattttaaaataatattgttttgaattctaattttaaccattattaactattttatattacttactttaaatacatttatttaccaaaataaaaattaagacttttattttttgttttacctAGCTTATTGAAGAAgctttttatacttttcaaaacttaatttttctctttcaaaaattaaaagatattgagaagaataaaaataacttttcagtTTCTCCAAATACTACTTCCAAGGTAAACTTTTgagaagaataaaaacaacttttcagtTTCTCCCAACACTATTTCCAAGGTAAACTTTTGTCTCTTCCAATGTGTTTGTATCATTAATttgcattaattatgaagaaacaaatgacttttcatgtgtctcaatgcaatgttatatttgaatttattgtattataattttaaatgaaaaatgttttaaaagatttacctacctttttgaaaaatttttatactggtttcAAAAATCTTATCACCTTCCCATaaagtaaaagtcattttgaatTATCAAATCTCTAATGATATATGATCTAATATGTAATACATAATATTGCAAAGCTAACAATATTATTCTGAGTCATAAGTTTAACCATTATTAATcgtaaatattacaaataaataaataaatagtaaatagtaggcaataattaacttataataaagaagaaagatagaaagagaaataacaaagaatagataacaaaataaataaatatatatttattatatataatatataataaatacatatagtTTAGACTTTATGAATTTGtccataaacaaataataaatttaaagaacttGATTGCATACCtttatcaaaaattttattctacATTAAATGAGTGTGCATCTTTTCATGCATCGAGTTTagcacaaacattaaatgagtgtGGTATGCacttttcattctctttttcattttttcaattgtGTGATACAATGAACTTTTATGCAGAAATGTCAActgttttttgtgatttggtCGACAATGTCaagtttattcttttattatactttctttgattttttttttatatgtgcaAAAAGTATAGTCATAAACAATATGTACTGTTTTCAAATTCACAACATTGTTAGTGATTTTtactaacaatattttttaaaataaattttttcagtGATAAACTTATTTAAGTAAGTTATATTAGTAACCttattggaaaaaataaattcaaaagatgTATGAGTGAAAAAATAGAAGTAATCTTCAGTTACCAAAATATCTTATGGCAACAAGACATTCAAAAATCTTAATTGATCTTAGGTGTACAAAGTTATAACCTACaactttttagaaaataatgtttttaattatataaattatatatatatatatatatattaaataataataataataatttaatttaatacgaAAGTAAATACtttcaaacataaatatataattaaatatttcactgtatatattttgaagtaagtattttaaataataaatttaatttcataacataaaatttactatttgacaattataaaaataaactaaatgcaAAGCATAAAagtaaatcataaattataatttatttttataataaatgcaTATCATTAAGGtgaaatccaaattttcaaaaaaattaaaattaaaatcaagatCACActccaataaatatttattaaagtttaataagttaaatttatgaAGGACTCTTTCAACAttgacttatttttatttaactttcttgAGAAGGTTTATAcaccttttaaaaaatttcatttttccatACCTACTTTTCATCTCCAGAAATCAATTATATTGACAAAAGTATAAATAACTTAACATACCTCTTCTCAAAGATGATAGtttgctttttttttgtttccataCACTTAAGATTCatattacaaattttgaaatttgaaatccaaaatcacaaaaaactaGAATAATATGGTGACAaagtttgattaattatttaattcttatttaattgatttggtAGAACATATATcgtcaatattaattaattctgACAGTgacatattttgaaagtatgTTTTATATGAGTATGTATGCCCACCAATTGAAAatgacaatttcataattaaaattttaaattactttaatattgtAGTCGGTCACTCAAGTGTTATATCTTGGAAGCGTTTTGTGTTTTCAAAATGTCTTTGATTTAAGTAACGTGAAAAATTCTCTGAAACGATTTTTTCATGATTTAAGTCTTTATACTTaagctttttaattatttattttacaaacttcatttatttattttttcaattattatttatatttatttattattatattaaatgcaatataatcattgttTTTGGATTGCTAAATCACtttttcatattcatatttttaaataaatattaacataattaaaatactaataaatgaCGTACgcatatttgttcaatttatttaatgatttagGGATTTAGTTCTTGCATACAAACTTCAgaatttcaatataattattttttttatatttactatgtattttttgattcatttatttattggttatgataattaaaaaataatcttaaataatatagtatttgggaacaaaatcttaaaaataaagagttgAAAAACTTTGATgattcttaataataaaataatatgttataattcataataatattcaataataatataataatatattttgcatTAAATGAGTGCACATATTTTCATGTATTGATTCTAACACACAcattaaataaatgttgttttcTAATATACGCCTTTTCTCAACACACATTCTCCCATCTCTACCAACCATAAATATTTTGGatgaacattaaattttatcaaaaaaaatagatatgcacttttcatttcctttttcattttttcaaatgtttgaTACAATGAACTTTTATGCATAGATGTCCAACGGTTTTTCAAATTCCATTATTTGGTTTACAAGGTCaagtttattcttttattcttctttctttgaTTTCTTTGATATGTGCAGAAAATAGGGGTAAAAGCCAAAAACAATGCATACTATTTTGAAATTCAGAGCATTGTTAGTGGCTTTCCtcaacaatatttttcaaaataaatttttttagtacacTTAAGATGCATATTACCAAATTTAAAATTCGAAGtggtaataaagtttgaatttgaaatttaaaatcgcaaaaaagtataataatatgataacaaagattgattaattgtttaattttaaattaattgatttggTACAACATAAagtcaatataaattaattctGACACtgacatattttaaaagtatgtttgtaaaataataatctcaTTTCTCTATGTATAAGTGTTTGAAAatgacaatttcataattaaaattttaatttttttaatattataactgATTATTCAAGTGTTTCataatttaagtttttcataatttaaaccttttatttatttattttacgacCTTCGTTcatttattttacaaactttCAAATATATACAACATTCATACATACAAATTCTAATATATGTTAAAGGCATTgtaaaatgtattttgaaactaaatataaatagtttattaacAACCGATATGTTTTCTgctttttaaattagttttttgaaactaaatatttttgatatataaaataataatgtttggatttaaaatttgaaattgtaaaaaaccgtaaataaaattaaatttaacatttaaaatataaaacatgtacaaaaattttaagtttttctaataaatattcttaatgtttctcataaaaaatacaaaaattcataacgatataataattattataaaatataataatatttaataaaaatataattataaaataacacaaTGATATcaacctaataataataattaaaatataatgtaaaaattacaaatttttttaactttaaaaatatgaaaatactcaacatttaaattttaatcttattttaatattgtgaaatttgaaatatatatagtaataaagtttgaatttgaattttgaaatttcaaaaagcTATAAAAATATTCCACTTAAgctacaaaaaatatttcaaaatgtaaaGTGAAAAGGCAAGGAGAGGCAAAATGGGGCTGGTACGTTTTGACACCCTACAAAAAATTGTAAcattaaaaactttttaatgaatttttaaatatttttgaacaacTTTCACACATTTTTGACATTTCACAAAagcttaaacaataatttaaaacataatttttataacatagacATACGTGTATCATTGAaaagtgaaaattataaattcttgaaacttttaaagatttaaaattcactaatgatttcaatttcaatatttttttttctaaattaagattcatattgacaaatttaaaattcaaaatataaagtaataaagtttggatttaaaattctaaactgtaaaaactatagaaatatggtaacaaaatttaaatttgaaattcaatatccaaaaagaaatagaaaaatgacTCCAAAAGAATAGTCTATTCTTTATATCTTTCTACATTGGATTTACATACGTAGTTTTTGATCGTTTATATCTTGATGTTTTGTTTGCATCGTCTATCTATCCTTTGTATTTTGAAAGAAtccattatttaaatttatatacacGGCCTatcatttatagttttatattgtctactctttatatttttttattgtctatttttgtatttttatagaGTCTACTTAACAATTTATATATCGTTCATCatctttgttattaaaaaatcaactattacatttttctacattatctattaaatattttatttaatttcttaattttaattaactcgattttaatatattatttaaaataattatatacaatatattttgttaaaaaaatatataaataatttaaataaatttttataataaaattaattaaaaatttatttaattttataaaaaaaattattaaatttaattataattttttaatttttaaaatcttgtgCCCCGTGCATTGCACGGGTAAAAGTACTAGTAACATAGCATATTAGCATctcttattttctaaataaattttacaactACACTATTTACggtaaaattaatcaattaagttttaaataaaattttaacaaggCAGTTTAGTTTCAAAgtctaactaaaattattataactacTTTATGTGCACCGCtttttttaaagtgtttttttaattaaaattattagtattataatgtttgatttagttttacatcatttaaaattatgatacgtggttctctattttactatataaaagATCATATGTAAAACTTGAAATACAAAATACTTTTTTAGTGTAGTCGTAAATATAAGCATACACATTGTACCTAGATTTGTGtgtcatttattttttactccttattcttttttttattgtcttgttCCTAACAAAAATTAGTTTCCAAGAGATATAAAACaggatttaaaattaaaaaaaaatgtttaactaaattttctatatataaGTTTCaaacatgaaatgaaaataGAGAAGTCACAGAATAAAGGTACACCATGAGGAAAACGTGGTTCAAACAAATTTCTCTAATGCTTCCTTATAGAAAGATGAAAAGCAAAATAGAaaggaagataaaaaaaataaattaagagaaTGATTTTAATCGGAAAATTATCattactatttattaatatcaatattgttttaaattattattatcaatttaaaaaaacgaaaaaatatGGATATGAATGTTAAGAAaagccttttttttcttcagattTCTATACTACACatatccttcttctttttctgacGTATCCATCGTCATgctttttcatctttattccATACGAAATCCTAAAAGTTTGTGGGACTGTAATTTTTCCTCATATCCGTGGTACGGTTCACTGTATTGTGATTGCGTAACAGAACCAATGACGATGGGCCTCAGGACTATGAGAGAAACTcacaaaataaacaatttaaaaagcttaaatatctttttgattttcattttcgtagtgtttgttgtggatgatcctcattttgacagaatatttaaaatgatcctcatctttaccgaatatttaaaatggtcctcattttcgcaattcgtgttttatttggtccttttctgtaatgtcgtttaaatcattaatgaagCATTGCAGGTGACATGGTTTGTATGTACAGTACACATAagacaccctaatacaaatcgtgacacatgtacaatgctccgttaatgatttaaacaacgttacaaaaaatgaccaaataaaacacgaattgcgaaaatgaggaccattttaaacattctgtcaaaatgaggaccatccacaACAAATACTATGAAAATAAGgactaaaaaggtatttaagccatttaaaaactaattatatttttacattacatAAACGATAACTTAAGTTTAAGTTTAATTGTTTGTGACAcaataaagaatgaaaataaattaaaatgtgatCTTCAATTGTTTTagttaaaacttttaaaagtgAAAGCGATGAAAGAGCAGAGATGTAAACataataagcttaattattaaattcCCTTTCTTTTATTGATGAGGTGATGTAATCTCAAAAGAGATTCCccttgcttcttctttttcttgcaGCAAGCAACCTTTATTTGATAgataaagattaatttttttattaataataatcataggATCATAATGTGTACTAGGTTGGAAAACTATCATTAGAATACGTGATTAGTGGGGTGGAGGAGAAAGGACAAGAGAGACACTGATTTTTGTGTGTTTCTCGGATAAATAtgagagaaaacaaaataattcgAAGGATTCcgtgtaatatattttttataatattttttttttttgttcaatgttACTAAATCTTACAATTCCATAATTAGATATGTGAAAATGGGTTGAAACCACGAACCAAtctggctcaccacgggttcgggttagattgagttgaaatttttttacaaatttcaatacggatTTATTTTTGACTCGACTCACATAGAACTCGATTCATCAAGGTTGAACCCATGGTAAGCTGGCTCACCAATCGTAAATAAAAGGTCACACAagtatttgggtcatgttaggttatttttttagtcaacacatatataatttgtactttggtgattttggtttatatttggattgtattaaagtttatttagattttaattagaattataatctagttttgactaaaaagtaataaataatttttttttaattaagtgagctcgTGAACCAACCCATTTAACCCATCAACCTACGATGGGCCGGGtcgggttgaaatttttttgactcGCTAATCAGTGAATCGGATTAGATTGactcactaagtgatcaacccATGGTGGATTGAGCCGGATCGAACCGGGTtatccgttttgacagctctacccATAATATAGCTATTGGgcttcttcttttctattacattctataaatattttggaCAGCTCTCATTCTTTTCAGAGtacttttaattgtaaaaaatgtacattttaaaaagttgATTCCAAAATGAGTGAGGTTACCTAAAAAGTTTGATTGGGTGAAGAAAGAAATAACCTTATTTAGCCCAGTTCATAAAGTCCAAACCAAATACTACTATTTCGAAATTTGAATCCACTGTAGGCCCATTTTGTAGCTGAGAATCAATGCTATGTTCATAATAGTGTTCATTTATAATATGTTGATCTacttaaaaaatagtaataccCTTTTACGAAGAGAAACGAAATacaaaaagtaacaaaaagagaAACGGATAagaaacaaaatagaaatatatttagtttagaaaaaactgacaataaaaacttaaaattgtttagtttaaaagaaaaaatagtatatgtattaataaaaatactttttcacCCTTTGTTATTTTCACCTTATACCATATTATCTTCGCAGAAGAAAAGTTTTCCATGCATAATCGAAACATTGGTCTTAAAATTGTGCTTAATATGTGTGTGGAAGTTAACTCAATGCAATATGTCGTAGTTAACTtatgtttactttttaatatatatatatatatatatatatatatatatatatatatatatatatatatatatatatattatttttctttctaatgtTTTTTAGCGGTTTGTAAAGATTACCTATAGATGGTGGTTTCGATTTCCATCTCCATCAACTCATAATGATTCTAAAAGGTGtcattgaatttatttattgattaattctccattgaaataattatatattggTTGGTGAAAGAGTAATTAGGAGAGAAAGAAACGTTTCCTTATTGTAAGTGATTTATATGCAAATGGAATTGAATTCCAGAGGCACGTAGAATAGATCTATGGGAAAGTGAACTGCTATGGCATTACACAACAAAATCACTACTTAATTGCATAGGCAGTGGTAGggacattttttaattaatgaccACCATACACTATTAAAACCATCTTCTCTTTTAGATAAATTTCCTTTCACATACATTCTTACTCCTCTCACCCATCACACCAATCATCACCTCACAAAATTATTTTGCTAGCGACATGGTGGTGAAATGGAGGTTAAAATTATCACCCGGTAGATGTCTAAGTCGGTCACCAAGACACATCAGAGTCTGATATCActgataaattatttgaaataagattattttttagaaagatTCAACACCGATGAAACATATATTCaatctatatatatagaatTGAGATCATCTATAATCCAAAATCTTCATTTATACTTGTATGGTacctaaccttttttttttattttactccaTGTGTAACCTATAGGCTCAGTTGAATTCCTAAAAAGTGGATTCCCAACAACAATAGCTGATATTTCTGACTTCGGTGCTACAATTTCTAAGAATATGAAACCTGCTACCAAGAATTGTCTACATTCAAACTAGGTACTGCATCAACAAAAAAACTGTCGGATTCTTTAAGAACGTTGGGAGAGAAGTGCAGCAAAGTGGTGCATGACTATGAAAATTTCTGTCCAGGTTCAAAACACTTCTTCAGTTATATGTTGCAGATAGAACAGAAGACTGAAAACCAAGTTGGTGAAAACTGAGAATTGTTGCTAACAGGTTTTATGCTTAACTATGGCCAATTTTTGCTACCATATTCACGTTCAGAATAGAACTCACTTACATATATACTCATGAAGGTGTGGATGCATGAGTTGATTGTCAAAGCCTCTCCATCATTGTTTGTAAAAGCTGTGAAAGCTAGATAACCTCACATGggcatataaatatttttcttcttatctaaAGCAACTTTTGGCGTGGTGCGTGACAGTGACACATCAAAGTTAAGCAAAAGTAATTGGTAAAGGGAAATTGTAGCAAAGAATCCAACATATTCTAAACAATAGATTGTACTGTCTAGTTGGAATAATGTTATTGATTTTGGAGGAACACAAGGGTTCGTACGTGAGTTCACAATCCAAGTAAGTAGAGagggaaaaggaaaaggaaaaggaaaaagagaagaaaccCTGGATTCGTGTGAAGATCTAGCTAGAGCTAGATGCTTAGTTAGGTGTTCCATATATAGATGGCATATTTATCTATAACACTTGATCTCTAAGTACTTCACCTTTTTCATCTCAGTGCAATAAATAAAAACCCTTGATCAATCATTTTCAAGTCCAAGAAAAGAAGCCATTCTCTTGAGTTCAACATCCAAGAGGGTCTCCAGAGGGTCAAATTTCTCTGCCAAGAGATGGTGACAATGATCAGAAGGTGATGATGAGCTAGGACTGTTGCTTAACCCTACCTCTTTgctattgttgttgttgtgttctTCCTCCATTTGTGGGACCTTTGAGTTGGAATCATCTCCAATCAACAACTGGCTCTGATCAATATCGATCAGAAAATCACTGAAAGAAGCTTCATCACTACTACCCTCTACTTTATTTGAGGGACTGGGAGTAGTAGTACTACACCTATTACCACCACACCCTTCATTCTCCACAATTTTACTGTATTCAACTGCACTAACTCTCCTAGGGCGTGGAGCTTCGGGTGCTACATGCACTTGCTTGATCTTCTCTTCTTCATCACGTTTGTGTTCAACTGAAGAAACAGATAATGCTGCTGTACCATGTTTCTGTAACTTCTTTGACAGATTCGTGTTCCAGTAGTTCTTGATTTCATTGTCTGTTCGTCCAGGTAGCCTCTTTGCTATCAATGCCCATCTgcacaaagataaaaaaaaaaaaaaaaaaaaaaatcactatggtttatattcaaaattgagTGTTCATCGAGaaacaacaataaataaataaaaatcaccTGTTACCAAGAAGACGATGAAGTCTGATAATCATATCTTCTTCATCCATTGATATGTCACCTCTTTTTATACCAGGCTTGAGATAGTTCAGCCACCtttgtctgcagctttttccACATCGCTTTAAACCTGCAGACATCACTGTAAT
Coding sequences:
- the LOC114167439 gene encoding transcription factor WER-like isoform X2, which translates into the protein MGRRPCCPKEINKGAWSREEDETLSKYVAIHGEGKWQKVAQNAGLKRCGKSCRQRWLNYLKPGIKRGDISMDEEDMIIRLHRLLGNRWALIAKRLPGRTDNEIKNYWNTNLSKKLQKHGTAALSVSSVEHKRDEEEKIKQVHVAPEAPRPRRVSAVEYSKIVENEGCGGNRCSTTTPSPSNKVEGSSDEASFSDFLIDIDQSQLLIGDDSNSKVPQMEEEHNNNNSKEVGLSNSPSSSSPSDHCHHLLAEKFDPLETLLDVELKRMASFLGLEND
- the LOC114167439 gene encoding transcription factor WER-like isoform X1; amino-acid sequence: MGRRPCCPKEINKGAWSREEDETLSKYVAIHGEGKWQKVAQNAVMSAGLKRCGKSCRQRWLNYLKPGIKRGDISMDEEDMIIRLHRLLGNRWALIAKRLPGRTDNEIKNYWNTNLSKKLQKHGTAALSVSSVEHKRDEEEKIKQVHVAPEAPRPRRVSAVEYSKIVENEGCGGNRCSTTTPSPSNKVEGSSDEASFSDFLIDIDQSQLLIGDDSNSKVPQMEEEHNNNNSKEVGLSNSPSSSSPSDHCHHLLAEKFDPLETLLDVELKRMASFLGLEND